One genomic segment of Erinaceus europaeus chromosome 18, mEriEur2.1, whole genome shotgun sequence includes these proteins:
- the SPOPL gene encoding speckle-type POZ protein-like isoform X3 produces MPKGKKQKQWKAKEHIDLYKGRTGVLKNSSEGIFCLMKRMVFYQMTSSHYFVSCPSFYSISSTACRRGGSIALPNLKNCLLSLPCKWCCRQVSVVQDSVNISGHTNTNTLKVPECRLAEDLGNLWENTRFTDCSLFVRGQEFKAHKSVLAARSPVFNAMFEHEMEESKKNRVEINDVDPEVFKEMMRFIYTGKAPNLDKMADNLLAAADKYALERLKVMCEEALCSNLSVENVADTLVLADLHSAEQLKAQAIDFINRCSVLRQLGCKDGKNWNSNQATDIMETSGWKSMIQSHPHLVAEAFRALASAQCPQFGIPRKRLKQS; encoded by the exons AAAGCCAAAGAGCATATCGATTTGTACAAGGGAAGGACTGGGGTTTTAAAAAATTCATCCGAAGGGATTTTTTGCTTGATGAAGCGAATGGTCTTTTACCAGATGACAAGCTCACATTATTTTGTGAG CTGCCCTTCCTTCTACAGCATCTCCAGCACTGCTTGCAGAAGAGGAGGAAGCATTGCACTGCCCAACCTAAAGAactgcctcctctccctcccctgcaagtggtgctGTAGACAG GTGAGTGTGGTCCAAGATTCAGTAAATATATCAGGGCATACTAATACAAATACTCTGAAGGTGCCTGAATGTCGACTAGCGGAAGACTTAGGTAATCTCTGGGAAAACACAAGATTTACAGATTGCAGTCTTTTTGTGAGAGGACAAGAATTTAAAGCTCATAAATCTGTACTTGCAG CTCGATCTCCGGTTTTTAATGCAATGTTTGAACATGAAATGGAAGAAAGCAAAAAG AATCGAGTGGAAATAAATGATGTAGACCCTgaagtttttaaagaaatgatgAGGTTCATTTACACAGGGAAAGCACCAAACCTTGACAAAATGGCTGACAACTTGTTAGCAGCTGCAGACAAA TATGCACTGGAACGGCTGAAGGTCATGTGTGAAGAAGCTTTGTGTAGTAACCTCTCAGTAGAAAATGTTGCTGATACCCTTGTCCTTGCAGATTTGCACAGTGCTGAACAGTTGAAAGCACAAGCCATAGACTTTATTAATAG GTGCAGTGTACTACGACAGCTTGGGTGTAAAGATGGAAAAAACTGGAACAGCAA ccaagCAACAGACATAATGGAGACATCAGGGTGGAAGTCCATGATTCAGTCTCACCCTCACTTAGTAGCAGAAGCCTTCCGAGCACTGGCATCTGCACAGTGTCCACAGTTTGGCATTCCTCGCAAACGGCTAAAACAGTCATGA
- the SPOPL gene encoding speckle-type POZ protein-like isoform X4: MPKGKKQKQWKAKEHIDLYKGRTGVLKNSSEGIFCLMKRMVFYQMTSSHYFVSISSTACRRGGSIALPNLKNCLLSLPCKWCCRQVSVVQDSVNISGHTNTNTLKVPECRLAEDLGNLWENTRFTDCSLFVRGQEFKAHKSVLAARSPVFNAMFEHEMEESKKNRVEINDVDPEVFKEMMRFIYTGKAPNLDKMADNLLAAADKYALERLKVMCEEALCSNLSVENVADTLVLADLHSAEQLKAQAIDFINRCSVLRQLGCKDGKNWNSNQATDIMETSGWKSMIQSHPHLVAEAFRALASAQCPQFGIPRKRLKQS, from the exons AAAGCCAAAGAGCATATCGATTTGTACAAGGGAAGGACTGGGGTTTTAAAAAATTCATCCGAAGGGATTTTTTGCTTGATGAAGCGAATGGTCTTTTACCAGATGACAAGCTCACATTATTTTGTGAG CATCTCCAGCACTGCTTGCAGAAGAGGAGGAAGCATTGCACTGCCCAACCTAAAGAactgcctcctctccctcccctgcaagtggtgctGTAGACAG GTGAGTGTGGTCCAAGATTCAGTAAATATATCAGGGCATACTAATACAAATACTCTGAAGGTGCCTGAATGTCGACTAGCGGAAGACTTAGGTAATCTCTGGGAAAACACAAGATTTACAGATTGCAGTCTTTTTGTGAGAGGACAAGAATTTAAAGCTCATAAATCTGTACTTGCAG CTCGATCTCCGGTTTTTAATGCAATGTTTGAACATGAAATGGAAGAAAGCAAAAAG AATCGAGTGGAAATAAATGATGTAGACCCTgaagtttttaaagaaatgatgAGGTTCATTTACACAGGGAAAGCACCAAACCTTGACAAAATGGCTGACAACTTGTTAGCAGCTGCAGACAAA TATGCACTGGAACGGCTGAAGGTCATGTGTGAAGAAGCTTTGTGTAGTAACCTCTCAGTAGAAAATGTTGCTGATACCCTTGTCCTTGCAGATTTGCACAGTGCTGAACAGTTGAAAGCACAAGCCATAGACTTTATTAATAG GTGCAGTGTACTACGACAGCTTGGGTGTAAAGATGGAAAAAACTGGAACAGCAA ccaagCAACAGACATAATGGAGACATCAGGGTGGAAGTCCATGATTCAGTCTCACCCTCACTTAGTAGCAGAAGCCTTCCGAGCACTGGCATCTGCACAGTGTCCACAGTTTGGCATTCCTCGCAAACGGCTAAAACAGTCATGA
- the SPOPL gene encoding speckle-type POZ protein-like isoform X6 encodes MESQRAYRFVQGKDWGFKKFIRRDFLLDEANGLLPDDKLTLFCEVSVVQDSVNISGHTNTNTLKVPECRLAEDLGNLWENTRFTDCSLFVRGQEFKAHKSVLAARSPVFNAMFEHEMEESKKNRVEINDVDPEVFKEMMRFIYTGKAPNLDKMADNLLAAADKYALERLKVMCEEALCSNLSVENVADTLVLADLHSAEQLKAQAIDFINRCSVLRQLGCKDGKNWNSNQATDIMETSGWKSMIQSHPHLVAEAFRALASAQCPQFGIPRKRLKQS; translated from the exons AAAGCCAAAGAGCATATCGATTTGTACAAGGGAAGGACTGGGGTTTTAAAAAATTCATCCGAAGGGATTTTTTGCTTGATGAAGCGAATGGTCTTTTACCAGATGACAAGCTCACATTATTTTGTGAG GTGAGTGTGGTCCAAGATTCAGTAAATATATCAGGGCATACTAATACAAATACTCTGAAGGTGCCTGAATGTCGACTAGCGGAAGACTTAGGTAATCTCTGGGAAAACACAAGATTTACAGATTGCAGTCTTTTTGTGAGAGGACAAGAATTTAAAGCTCATAAATCTGTACTTGCAG CTCGATCTCCGGTTTTTAATGCAATGTTTGAACATGAAATGGAAGAAAGCAAAAAG AATCGAGTGGAAATAAATGATGTAGACCCTgaagtttttaaagaaatgatgAGGTTCATTTACACAGGGAAAGCACCAAACCTTGACAAAATGGCTGACAACTTGTTAGCAGCTGCAGACAAA TATGCACTGGAACGGCTGAAGGTCATGTGTGAAGAAGCTTTGTGTAGTAACCTCTCAGTAGAAAATGTTGCTGATACCCTTGTCCTTGCAGATTTGCACAGTGCTGAACAGTTGAAAGCACAAGCCATAGACTTTATTAATAG GTGCAGTGTACTACGACAGCTTGGGTGTAAAGATGGAAAAAACTGGAACAGCAA ccaagCAACAGACATAATGGAGACATCAGGGTGGAAGTCCATGATTCAGTCTCACCCTCACTTAGTAGCAGAAGCCTTCCGAGCACTGGCATCTGCACAGTGTCCACAGTTTGGCATTCCTCGCAAACGGCTAAAACAGTCATGA
- the SPOPL gene encoding speckle-type POZ protein-like isoform X5 has product MKAKEHIDLYKGRTGVLKNSSEGIFCLMKRMVFYQMTSSHYFVSCPSFYSISSTACRRGGSIALPNLKNCLLSLPCKWCCRQVSVVQDSVNISGHTNTNTLKVPECRLAEDLGNLWENTRFTDCSLFVRGQEFKAHKSVLAARSPVFNAMFEHEMEESKKNRVEINDVDPEVFKEMMRFIYTGKAPNLDKMADNLLAAADKYALERLKVMCEEALCSNLSVENVADTLVLADLHSAEQLKAQAIDFINRCSVLRQLGCKDGKNWNSNQATDIMETSGWKSMIQSHPHLVAEAFRALASAQCPQFGIPRKRLKQS; this is encoded by the exons AAAGCCAAAGAGCATATCGATTTGTACAAGGGAAGGACTGGGGTTTTAAAAAATTCATCCGAAGGGATTTTTTGCTTGATGAAGCGAATGGTCTTTTACCAGATGACAAGCTCACATTATTTTGTGAG CTGCCCTTCCTTCTACAGCATCTCCAGCACTGCTTGCAGAAGAGGAGGAAGCATTGCACTGCCCAACCTAAAGAactgcctcctctccctcccctgcaagtggtgctGTAGACAG GTGAGTGTGGTCCAAGATTCAGTAAATATATCAGGGCATACTAATACAAATACTCTGAAGGTGCCTGAATGTCGACTAGCGGAAGACTTAGGTAATCTCTGGGAAAACACAAGATTTACAGATTGCAGTCTTTTTGTGAGAGGACAAGAATTTAAAGCTCATAAATCTGTACTTGCAG CTCGATCTCCGGTTTTTAATGCAATGTTTGAACATGAAATGGAAGAAAGCAAAAAG AATCGAGTGGAAATAAATGATGTAGACCCTgaagtttttaaagaaatgatgAGGTTCATTTACACAGGGAAAGCACCAAACCTTGACAAAATGGCTGACAACTTGTTAGCAGCTGCAGACAAA TATGCACTGGAACGGCTGAAGGTCATGTGTGAAGAAGCTTTGTGTAGTAACCTCTCAGTAGAAAATGTTGCTGATACCCTTGTCCTTGCAGATTTGCACAGTGCTGAACAGTTGAAAGCACAAGCCATAGACTTTATTAATAG GTGCAGTGTACTACGACAGCTTGGGTGTAAAGATGGAAAAAACTGGAACAGCAA ccaagCAACAGACATAATGGAGACATCAGGGTGGAAGTCCATGATTCAGTCTCACCCTCACTTAGTAGCAGAAGCCTTCCGAGCACTGGCATCTGCACAGTGTCCACAGTTTGGCATTCCTCGCAAACGGCTAAAACAGTCATGA